The Lycium barbarum isolate Lr01 chromosome 11, ASM1917538v2, whole genome shotgun sequence genome contains the following window.
caattgttgttgttataagtTATTTAAATATTCTAAAAGTCAAATAAGATATATAGACAGAGCAAATATAGTTAAAGCTATAAGCGGAGAGCAAACCAGAAATGTAGACAAAGTAAATAAACAGATCATATTAAATTATTGACTGTGTTTAAACTATTGTTGAAGCTAAACCTTCTTCATTACTATCTAAGCCAGTCGCATCAGGATCCGGAATGGGTGGAATATGTACATCAAGTACTATGAACCACCCCCACTGTGTCCGCGACGTATGAAGTAATGGTGCGAGACTTGCTTAATACGAAAATTTGCTTTTCCACTCGAGAGCAGATTTGCTCCATCTTTCAACTAATTTTCTATGGTCGAGATGCTTCTCAATTCTTGATTGATCCACTGGACCTTGAGGCCATAGTCAAAGGCCACCTCGAACCAATTGAATTTTCTCCTTTCGCTCTTAGGGAGGTTTTAAAAAGTCTGTACCGAGAGGCATAATTCTCTGTTCTATGAAAATGTTAAAACCGCTCAAGCAAATTATTTTCAGGGCTTTTTAAAACAAAAGCAGTAAGCTCGAGTGGAAATGCAAGAAAGACTTAACTTTTATACTGAATAGGAATTTCTCTCGAGAAGGATGAGCTCTCCAAAAAAAATAAGCATTCTCGCCAGAGGAGTCCCataatatacattttttttttgttttgctatcAAGTCAGTTCCGTTCTCCGTTTCGTCGTTCctatttcttgttttttttttcgatATGTTGCTCCGCTAGCAAGGAGCGAAAGAACCAAATTTTTTGTGGTGATATCAGAATTTGCACATATTTGTATCTATTTAGTGATTAGTCTGCTAGTTTCTTTGATCCCACTCGGTCTTCCTTTTCTAGTTTCTTCTAATAGTTTGACCTGTCTAGAAAAATTGTCGGCCTACGAATGTGGTTTCGATCTTTCTGGTAATGCCAGAAGTCGTTTTGATATAAAATCTTAtcttattttcattttatttattattcctGATCTGGAAGTAACCTTTTCCTTTGCTTGGGCAGTACCTCCTAACAAGATTGATCCATTTGGATCTTGGTCCATGATGACCTTTTTATTGATTTTGACGATTGGATCGCTCTATGAATGGAAAAAGGGTGCTTCAGATCAGGAGTAACCACTAGTGATAGGGCAAAAATAGGGGGGAAGGACAAAGGAAAGAGCGATGCCTACATTAAATCAATTGATTCGTCATGGTAGAGAAGAAAAACGGCGCACGGACCGTACTCGAGCTTTGGATCAATGTCCCTAGAAGTAAGGAGTATGCCTGCGTGTTTTAATGAGAACACCGAAAAAACCTAATTCAGCTCCATGTAAGATAGCTAAAGTACGGTTGAGCAATCGACATGATATATTTGCTCACATTCCAGGCGAAGGTCATAGTTTGCAGGAGGAACATTCTATGGTCTTAATAAGAGGAGGTAGAGTGAAAGATTCGCCAGGTGTGAAATTCCATTGTATTCGAGGAGTTAAGGATTTGCTGGGAATTTCGGATCGAAGAAGAGGCAGATCAAAATATGGTGTGGAAAAACCAAAATCAATATGAATGGAAGATGCCTCTGGAACTCCTTTTTCTCGGTAAGGATAGGTACGAAGTCCCTCGACTGAAAGGAGAGGGAACAACCACAACGTTACACCCCAAAACTATACGGAGCCCTTCCGAATGACCTAGAATATAGTCTACTAGACTAGCCAAAAAAGAGTGATGTAGACTATATTCGCCCGTGGAGGTGAGTGGAGGAAGCTGTGAAGCTTCTAACTCTAATTACCAACTCGGGACTATATTAGTATAAAGCGGCATTATCCCTTTACTAAATCCTCCCTCGCTTACCACCATGAACAAGACCTTTCCCGATCAATTGGTTTTTCATTATTGTTTAAGAAAGATGGCAAATCCTACCATTGTATTTCCTTTTTCACTTGGATCCTATCAATTTAGAGAGTGTCTAGATTAAGACACTTCTCGTATTTGGACTATCAAGATCGACTAAATGAGAGTGTGGCTGACATGGTAAAAGAACAAATCAGCCACACTTGTCTGGACCCCTTTTTTTACAAGCTTGAATTCTACTCCCAGCAGGACAAACTACACAACATGTAATAAAAAATTTTATAGGAGAAGAAAATGAAGCTAATTTATAGCTCTTGTCATATATCTATAATAGCTTCCAATAATGTTGAATATATAGTGAATTTTTTGCGCAAGCCGTACATATTGCGTTAACAATAATGGGGGGAGGTGGTTTTGGTTAGTTAAATAGTTGTTGTAGTTTGAGTCCTCTCGAGGACGGGCGGGCCCTTTTTTTTGGGGAAAGGATAGTGGGTAGGGCTTATCTTTCTCCCAGACTACTTTACTCACTGGAAATCATTCCACGTACAGGATCTGGGAAAAAAAAGGCTCGAACTATAGGGATCTGATACCTGGCTTTCTTGGTATGAGAAGTTGGTTATGAAGGCTGACAACCTTTCCTAGGTTGTTTCAATCAAGCCAAATAATCGATTTGGAGTATGCCTGAGATTGTCAGAAGAACTTCCCCCTCTTGAAAACTGACTAATCAAACAAAGGGGGTCCCTTTTTTTTATGAGGGTAGGGAGTTTGGGTTGGTGTGAAGTGTACCGCACTTTCGGTACAAGATCGCAAATTCCATTCTCTTTTTTACCATCTAAAATCGAAGAAAAGAAAGATGGGTGAGATAAACAAATAAAGAGTTAACTTTCTTTAAACTTTCTTTATTATTATGTAAGATTAGAAGGTGCAAAATGAATCGGCGCAGGAGCTGCTACAATTGCTTCAGCGAAAGCTGCTGTCGGTATTGGAAATGTTTTCAGTTTCAACATTCTGTTGCGAGAAATCATTCATTGGCAAAAGATTTTTTGGTTATGCTATTTTGGGACTTGCTTTAATCGAAGCTATTGCCTTGTTTTCCTTAATGATGGCCTTCTTAATCCTCCTTGTcttttagaaaaaaaaagaaaagagtggaAGCGGGCTAGTCCCCGAAAATCCCCGGTACTTTAGCGTTGGGGACAAGTAAGATTATTATCTGGTTTATCCGCCATCGTTATCACAAATTGAATATTCTGTTAATGTGCCAGCCCTAGCCCGTCTTGCTATTCTAATTCCATTTCGAGAGTCATCATAGCTCTCTTGGACTTATACATGCAACACCGTTTTCTCTTACATAGAAAATGGTCACAAGAAAATTATGGAGGAAGTTAGAAGATGTGGAGTTgtaactgtcacgccccgaaccatggcctgggcgtaacacgacattcggtgcctgactgcatgtgaccgagcaaaccatatggtttgctgaatcatcataaggcatacatgagcagaaatataacgtgaagtgcatgatgagcttttataaaacatagtaagtcataatattaaacataagtacttgattaagtcatgaatgcagacaatatcataaatgagctaaaccggctagccaactctggaagtctaacatgacacttatCTTGTTTAtaaaacctctaacatgagtctgaaaaacaCGTACCATATTTGCTAGGACAAGGCCCGCAGCATACATTTAGATGTAAAACTAAttaaagaaagacaatgtctaaaccccgaatgagatggggctcaccaataagctggtacgtgcagatcctaataaGAAGAGGCATCATCCTGTAAATGCGTACCTGCatccgggcaataaaaggggacgtcagcacattgaatgtactggtatgtaaagcaactgaaagaaataacacggaacatgaaataacatgataaaaactgaaactgaaaacatggACATGGACATGAGCATGAGCaggagcatgagcatgagcatggatacacacacacacacacacacacacacacacacatatatatatatatatatatatatatatatatataagtaaaacatgataagatgggagagcatttcataaaccgaccatgtgatatcaccacgtggttacgtggagtctggtacctcgccggaccagcagagcccccataacttgccagggtataaggtggtaacgtgcttgatggatccattcagtgtaaaattaaggtatcatcctaactgagcggagcgatccttgtACTACGGTGGCTACagagtttcaggctatctgagccttctcggtaatttgtgcaacttctaaaaacatgaacataatatagttggctaagaagcctatgattttcgtgaaataacttgtaaataatttgtaatcatgatttcacgaagtaACTTGTAACATAGCTTGTgtcatggtttcatgagataacttgtagcatggtttcatgaaataacttgtatttagcatgtatatttcttgtatcatggcatgaagtaattatatgatttaattgcctgaaaacttgtagacaaataggatattcatgaaataatcattcttagtaaaaaacatgcatgcaagaacccatggaatacaaaatatgggttttcatggattactgacagattctcaataatcataatgagtatcaaaaacacaatgatagaataataacaattcaaacataatatagtcatagatatggacctagggttatcatgagtataatatagaatagaaactgtagttttgtaaagtttcatactttatggattag
Protein-coding sequences here:
- the LOC132619078 gene encoding LOW QUALITY PROTEIN: small ribosomal subunit protein uS12m (The sequence of the model RefSeq protein was modified relative to this genomic sequence to represent the inferred CDS: substituted 2 bases at 2 genomic stop codons), which gives rise to MPTLNQLIRHGREEKRRTDRTRALDQCPXKXGVCLRVLMRTPKKPNSAPCKIAKVRLSNRHDIFAHIPGEGHSLQEEHSMVLIRGGRVKDSPGVKFHCIRGVKDLLGISDRRRGRSKYGVEKPKSI